One Magnetospirillum sp. WYHS-4 genomic region harbors:
- the ftsY gene encoding signal recognition particle-docking protein FtsY, with amino-acid sequence MNGWFSRLKSGLGKTSSKLAGGIAGVFTKRRLDQTALDELEELLIGADLGVATAASLVKGLARSRFEREVDTLEVLEALAGEAEILLAPVARPLTIDPTRKPQVVLVCGVNGSGKTTTIGKLAKQFKDEGRSVMLVAGDTFRAAAVEQLKIWGERTGCPVLSRETGADAAGLAFDAFQRAKAEGIEVLLIDTAGRLQNKAGLMDELKKVVRVLKKIDDGIPHDTLLVLDATVGQNAHSQVEAFRDMVQVTGLVMTKLDGSAKGGVVVALADKFGLPVHAVGVGEGADDLRPFEARAFARALMGLD; translated from the coding sequence ATGAACGGTTGGTTCTCGCGTCTGAAGTCGGGGCTGGGCAAGACCTCGTCCAAGCTGGCCGGGGGCATCGCCGGGGTCTTCACCAAGCGGCGCCTGGATCAGACCGCCCTGGACGAATTGGAGGAGTTGTTGATCGGCGCCGACCTGGGCGTGGCGACGGCGGCCAGCCTGGTGAAAGGCTTGGCCCGCAGCCGCTTCGAGCGCGAGGTGGATACCCTGGAGGTTCTGGAGGCCCTGGCCGGCGAGGCGGAAATCCTGCTCGCCCCCGTCGCCCGACCGCTGACCATCGATCCCACGCGCAAACCCCAGGTGGTGCTGGTCTGCGGAGTGAACGGCAGCGGCAAGACCACCACCATCGGCAAGCTGGCCAAGCAGTTCAAAGACGAAGGGCGTAGCGTGATGCTGGTGGCCGGCGACACCTTCCGCGCCGCCGCCGTCGAACAACTGAAGATCTGGGGCGAACGGACCGGCTGCCCGGTGCTGTCCCGCGAAACCGGCGCCGATGCCGCCGGGCTGGCATTCGACGCTTTCCAGCGGGCCAAGGCGGAAGGCATCGAGGTGCTGCTGATCGACACCGCCGGGCGCCTGCAGAACAAGGCCGGCCTGATGGACGAACTGAAGAAAGTCGTCCGGGTGCTGAAGAAGATCGACGACGGCATTCCCCACGACACCTTGCTGGTGCTGGACGCTACGGTAGGCCAGAACGCCCACAGTCAGGTCGAAGCCTTCCGCGACATGGTGCAGGTCACCGGGCTGGTGATGACCAAGCTGGACGGTTCGGCCAAGGGCGGTGTGGTGGTCGCCCTGGCCGATAAGTTCGGACTGCCCGTCCATGCGGTCGGCGTCGGGGAAGGGGCCGACGATCTGCGGCCCTTCGAGGCCCGCGCCTTCGCCCGCGCCCTGATGGGACTTGATTAG
- a CDS encoding nucleotidyltransferase domain-containing protein: MIDLRPDHLELVRDILRRHLPGREVWVFGSRAASGAKPYADLDLAILGEEPLAPVLLETLDEAFDESDLPFRVDLLDWARTEPGFRAVVEARHAVLRL; the protein is encoded by the coding sequence ATGATTGACCTCCGCCCCGACCATCTGGAATTGGTGCGCGACATCTTGCGCCGCCATCTGCCGGGCCGCGAGGTCTGGGTCTTCGGCTCGCGAGCCGCATCCGGGGCCAAGCCTTACGCCGACCTCGACCTGGCCATTCTGGGCGAGGAGCCCCTGGCCCCGGTCCTGCTCGAGACCTTGGACGAGGCCTTCGACGAATCCGACCTGCCGTTTCGCGTCGATCTCCTGGACTGGGCGCGGACCGAGCCCGGCTTCCGCGCCGTCGTCGAAGCCCGCCACGCGGTCTTGCGCCTTTAG
- a CDS encoding DUF2141 domain-containing protein, producing MKYVALAIAALLTAGLPATAADLRVRIVDLRSTEGEVHIALYDSAARFPKPDGLKEDTVLKADGGGVTAVFRDLSPGVYAAATYHDENGNGQFDQGMLGLPLEGYAFSNDVQPILAAPDFRSASVPLPEQGTEIVIRMRY from the coding sequence ATGAAGTACGTCGCCCTTGCGATCGCCGCCCTGCTGACCGCCGGCTTGCCGGCGACGGCGGCCGACCTGCGCGTACGCATCGTCGATCTGCGCTCGACGGAAGGCGAGGTGCACATCGCCCTTTACGACTCGGCGGCCCGCTTCCCTAAACCCGACGGCCTCAAGGAAGACACGGTCCTGAAGGCCGATGGCGGCGGCGTGACCGCCGTGTTCCGCGATCTGTCCCCCGGCGTCTATGCGGCCGCCACCTATCACGACGAGAACGGCAACGGGCAGTTCGACCAGGGAATGCTGGGCCTGCCGCTCGAAGGCTACGCCTTCAGCAACGACGTCCAGCCGATCCTCGCGGCCCCCGATTTCCGTTCGGCCTCGGTGCCGCTGCCCGAACAGGGCACGGAAATCGTCATCCGCATGCGCTACTGA
- a CDS encoding DUF1848 domain-containing protein, translating into MIVSASYRTDIPAFYGPWLMKRLQAGFCRTASPYGGPPATVDLSPAAVDGFVFWTRNLGPFLPNLAAIRAAWPFVVQYTITGYPRALDAATIDPDAAVAHLHDVARAFGPRAGVWRYDPIVFTSLTPPEWHRATFARLAGKLGGAVDEVVVSVAQIYRKTARNLGAAAKVHGFEWWDPPAGEKQALLRDLAGIAAEEGLRLAVCAQPDLLAEGVGAAACIDLRRLSDLAGRDLAVPRKPHRPDCGCWASRDIGSYDSCPQGCAYCYAVGGRAAAKTRLAAHDPDGEFCG; encoded by the coding sequence ATGATCGTCTCCGCCAGCTACAGGACCGACATCCCGGCCTTCTACGGCCCCTGGCTGATGAAGCGACTGCAGGCCGGCTTCTGCCGAACCGCCAGCCCTTACGGCGGTCCGCCCGCCACCGTCGACCTGAGCCCGGCCGCGGTGGACGGCTTCGTCTTCTGGACTCGCAACCTGGGGCCCTTCTTGCCCAACTTGGCGGCTATTCGCGCCGCTTGGCCCTTCGTCGTCCAGTATACGATTACCGGCTATCCGCGGGCGCTGGATGCCGCCACCATCGATCCCGATGCCGCCGTCGCCCACCTGCACGATGTCGCCCGTGCCTTCGGGCCCAGGGCTGGCGTCTGGCGCTACGACCCCATCGTCTTCACCTCCCTGACGCCGCCCGAATGGCATCGCGCCACCTTCGCCCGCCTGGCCGGGAAATTGGGGGGCGCGGTCGACGAGGTGGTCGTCTCGGTCGCCCAGATCTATCGCAAGACGGCACGCAACCTGGGGGCGGCGGCCAAGGTCCACGGTTTCGAGTGGTGGGACCCGCCCGCCGGGGAGAAGCAGGCCTTGCTGCGGGACTTGGCGGGCATCGCGGCGGAAGAAGGCCTTCGGCTCGCCGTCTGCGCCCAGCCCGACCTGCTGGCCGAAGGAGTCGGGGCGGCAGCCTGCATCGATCTTCGCCGCCTGAGCGATCTGGCCGGCCGCGATCTGGCAGTACCGCGCAAGCCCCATCGGCCCGACTGCGGCTGTTGGGCCTCGCGGGACATCGGTTCCTACGACAGTTGCCCGCAAGGCTGCGCCTACTGCTACGCGGTCGGCGGCCGTGCCGCCGCCAAGACGCGCCTCGCCGCTCACGATCCGGATGGGGAGTTTTGCGGATGA
- a CDS encoding DUF86 domain-containing protein, with protein MDRLRALERLEHILDAISAIEGFVTGLDLGAYRANRLVRDAVERNMERLSEASRHIPHEFKETRPEIDWRGVADIGNVLRHAYTQVIDHEIWTTVKRDLPPLAAAVSSMIERLRAKEDASP; from the coding sequence ATGGACCGCTTGCGGGCTCTCGAACGGTTGGAACACATCCTCGATGCCATCTCGGCCATCGAAGGCTTCGTGACAGGCCTGGATCTGGGCGCCTACCGCGCCAACCGTCTCGTCCGGGATGCCGTCGAACGCAATATGGAGCGCTTGTCCGAAGCCTCGCGCCATATTCCCCACGAATTCAAGGAGACCCGCCCGGAAATCGACTGGCGCGGCGTAGCCGATATCGGCAACGTTCTGCGCCATGCTTACACCCAGGTAATCGATCACGAAATTTGGACAACCGTCAAAAGGGATCTCCCTCCCCTTGCCGCCGCGGTATCGTCGATGATCGAGCGCCTCCGGGCCAAAGAGGACGCTTCGCCATGA
- a CDS encoding nucleotidyltransferase substrate binding protein gives MTLYLEPLEKALASLDRGLVRFRGAPGDEELRDARIQRFEYSFELCWKLLKRRLEMDLADAGEVDGYSKRRLFWIGGERGLVRDVESWFDYLAKRNLTSHTYNAREAQLVAGILDRFAEDARHLLNRLGAIDD, from the coding sequence ATGACCTTGTACCTCGAACCCCTGGAAAAAGCTTTGGCCAGTTTGGACCGGGGCTTGGTGCGCTTTCGCGGGGCCCCCGGAGACGAAGAATTGCGCGACGCCCGCATCCAGCGTTTCGAGTACAGCTTCGAGCTTTGCTGGAAGCTTCTCAAGCGGCGTCTGGAAATGGATCTGGCCGATGCCGGTGAGGTGGATGGCTACAGCAAGCGCCGGCTGTTCTGGATCGGGGGCGAGCGGGGTCTGGTGCGGGACGTGGAATCCTGGTTCGATTATCTGGCCAAACGCAACCTGACCAGCCACACCTACAACGCCCGGGAAGCCCAACTCGTCGCCGGCATCCTGGACCGCTTCGCGGAAGACGCCCGGCATCTCCTGAACCGTCTGGGGGCCATCGATGATTGA
- a CDS encoding nucleotidyltransferase domain-containing protein, whose translation MTCEAIVEILRRHQGPLMARGVTHLGLFGSAARGDSKPESDIDVVVDIADPSDFSLVDHASLRVFLRDILGKETDVVVAAHLAPGFRNRVASERVEVF comes from the coding sequence ATGACCTGCGAGGCCATCGTCGAAATTCTCAGGCGCCACCAGGGGCCGCTCATGGCCAGGGGGGTAACCCACCTCGGACTCTTCGGATCGGCGGCGCGCGGGGACAGCAAGCCGGAAAGCGATATCGACGTGGTCGTGGATATCGCCGATCCCTCGGATTTTTCCCTGGTGGACCACGCCAGCCTTCGGGTGTTTCTTCGCGATATCCTCGGCAAGGAAACGGATGTCGTCGTAGCCGCCCACCTCGCGCCGGGATTCCGCAACCGGGTGGCTTCGGAACGGGTGGAAGTCTTCTGA
- a CDS encoding response regulator: MGDYDLSGLKVLLVEKHAYMRRIIHDILKTFGITAVREASSHDAAYAMFKDQPPDLVLTDWSPGLDGLRLVRLIRTDLVSPDPYVPIIVVTANTEIRHVIAARDAGMTEYLAKPITAKFLYARIRSIIERQRVFIRSQEFFGPDRRRRRADHGGPERRSHRNVAGMERRQRELPHPGSERRQGYPGYRPPDWREDGRGQSPARDW; encoded by the coding sequence ATGGGTGACTATGATCTTTCGGGACTGAAGGTGCTTCTGGTCGAGAAGCACGCCTATATGCGCCGGATCATCCACGATATCCTGAAGACCTTCGGCATCACCGCGGTGCGCGAGGCGAGCAGCCATGACGCCGCCTACGCGATGTTCAAGGATCAGCCGCCCGATCTGGTGCTGACCGACTGGTCGCCCGGCCTGGACGGCCTGCGGCTGGTGCGCCTGATCCGCACCGATCTGGTCTCGCCCGACCCCTACGTGCCGATCATCGTGGTGACCGCCAATACGGAGATTCGCCACGTCATCGCCGCTCGCGATGCCGGGATGACCGAGTACCTGGCCAAGCCGATCACCGCCAAGTTCCTTTATGCCCGTATCCGCTCGATCATCGAGCGGCAGCGCGTCTTCATCCGTTCGCAGGAATTCTTCGGGCCCGATCGGCGGCGGCGGCGTGCCGACCACGGGGGCCCCGAGCGCCGGTCCCATCGTAACGTGGCGGGCATGGAACGCCGCCAGCGGGAGCTTCCCCACCCAGGTTCCGAGCGCCGCCAGGGCTATCCGGGCTACCGGCCGCCGGACTGGCGGGAGGATGGCCGCGGCCAGAGTCCGGCGAGGGATTGGTAG
- the mtaB gene encoding tRNA (N(6)-L-threonylcarbamoyladenosine(37)-C(2))-methylthiotransferase MtaB, whose amino-acid sequence MTGPEIVTLGCRLNTFESEVMRQLGEGLADTVIVNTCAVTAEAERQARQCIRRLRRERPGVRILVTGCAAQLHPERFAEMPEVDRVLGNAEKLDAGLLRGDGEIAVSDIMRGNETEAPLIAGFEGRSRAFVQVQQGCDHRCTFCVVPFARGPNRSLEPEAIVAQARTLVENGYLEIALTGVDASSFGTDRSGLPSLGGLARLILERVPGLARLRLTSQDPAALDPEIFRLLAEEPRFMPHLHLSLQACDDLVLKRMKRRHTRSQAAEAVCRARAARPDVSLGADLIAGFPTEDEAMFANTLAFVEEFGLQFLHVFPFSAREGTPAARMPQVPKAVRKERAARLRAAGEARLARWLAGRVGETVEVLVEEEGIGRCPWYATVRLPSGLAAGRLARVRLAGTADGELIAEAA is encoded by the coding sequence ATGACCGGCCCCGAGATCGTCACCCTGGGCTGCCGGCTCAACACCTTCGAATCCGAGGTCATGCGCCAGTTGGGCGAGGGCTTGGCCGACACGGTGATCGTCAACACCTGCGCGGTGACCGCCGAGGCCGAGCGCCAGGCCCGCCAATGCATCCGCCGCCTGCGCCGCGAACGGCCGGGCGTCCGCATCCTGGTTACCGGCTGCGCCGCCCAGCTTCATCCCGAGCGTTTCGCCGAAATGCCGGAAGTCGACCGGGTGCTCGGCAACGCGGAAAAGCTGGACGCCGGCTTGTTGCGCGGCGACGGCGAGATAGCCGTTTCCGACATCATGCGGGGGAACGAAACCGAGGCCCCGCTGATCGCCGGCTTCGAGGGCCGCTCACGGGCTTTCGTCCAGGTGCAGCAGGGCTGCGATCATCGCTGCACCTTCTGCGTCGTGCCGTTTGCCCGCGGCCCCAACCGCAGCCTGGAGCCCGAGGCCATCGTCGCCCAGGCGCGGACCCTGGTGGAAAACGGCTATCTGGAAATCGCGCTCACCGGGGTCGACGCCTCGTCCTTTGGGACGGACCGGTCCGGCCTGCCCAGCCTGGGCGGGCTGGCCCGCTTGATCCTGGAACGGGTTCCCGGCCTGGCGCGGCTGCGGCTCACCTCCCAGGACCCGGCGGCCCTGGACCCGGAGATCTTCCGCCTGCTGGCCGAGGAACCTCGCTTCATGCCCCACCTGCACCTGAGCCTGCAGGCTTGCGACGATCTGGTGCTCAAGCGCATGAAGCGCCGCCATACCCGCAGCCAGGCGGCCGAGGCCGTGTGCCGGGCGCGCGCCGCCCGGCCCGACGTCTCCTTGGGCGCCGACCTGATCGCCGGCTTCCCCACCGAAGACGAAGCCATGTTCGCCAATACCCTCGCCTTCGTCGAGGAATTCGGCCTACAGTTCCTGCACGTCTTTCCCTTTTCCGCCCGCGAGGGCACGCCGGCCGCTCGCATGCCCCAGGTGCCGAAAGCGGTGCGCAAGGAACGCGCGGCCCGTCTGCGCGCCGCCGGCGAGGCCCGATTGGCCCGCTGGTTGGCCGGGCGGGTCGGCGAAACCGTCGAGGTCCTGGTGGAAGAAGAAGGGATCGGCCGCTGCCCCTGGTATGCGACCGTGCGCCTGCCCTCCGGTTTGGCCGCGGGCCGCCTGGCGCGGGTGCGCCTGGCCGGAACCGCCGACGGCGAACTGATCGCGGAGGCGGCATGA